The Humulus lupulus chromosome 4, drHumLupu1.1, whole genome shotgun sequence genome has a window encoding:
- the LOC133830925 gene encoding protein SRC2-like: MARESSFLELKLMHGEDIRAFNFFQKLSVFVLASIASDDPTKKVDNHQPQRTPTDREGDTNPEWNHEIKFLIGGGEGEAASESDFDHLFIHLDLRHDGVLFGMGDRTIGEVRIPLKDLMDETSCNGVVRFVRYQVKSSDGKPNGVLNLSFKFNYKSEKKSPSPSKIQYPTVEEIPNFDLQVPNLSFSGHSYFSSSSSSFLVPERQGIECWSSSSSPATVSYPHIHIPPEGIPGSGHHHHYHGGAMWPSGGNVMGNWNG; this comes from the coding sequence ATGGCCAGGGAATCGAGTTTCCTTGAGCTCAAGCTCATGCACGGCGAGGATATCAGAGCCTTCAATTTCTTTCAGAAGCTCTCCGTTTTCGTCCTCGCTTCCATCGCTAGCGACGATCCGACCAAGAAAGTCGACAACCACCAGCCCCAGAGAACTCCCACCGACCGAGAAGGTGACACGAATCCGGAATGGAATCACGAGATAAAGTTTTTGATCGGAGGAGGAGAAGGAGAAGCAGCTTCTGAGTCCGATTTCGATCATCTCTTTATCCACTTGGATCTGCGCCACGACGGGGTTTTGTTTGGGATGGGGGATAGGACGATCGGTGAGGTTCGGATTCCATTGAAGGATCTTATGGACGAAACTTCCTGTAATGGAGTGGTGAGGTTCGTCCGGTATCAGGTGAAGAGCTCCGATGGGAAGCCCAATGGTGTGCTGAACTTGTCATTTAAGTTCAATTATAAGTCTGAGAAGAAATCTCCAAGCCCTAGTAAAATTCAGTACCCCACTGTGGAGGAAATCCCCAATTTCGATTTACAAGTTCCGAACCTGTCGTTTTCTGGGCATTCTTACTTTTCCTCGTCTTCGTCGTCGTTTTTGGTTCCCGAACGACAAGGAATTGAGTGctggtcttcttcttcttctcctgcTACGGTGTCTTATCCCCATATTCATATTCCTCCAGAAGGCATCCCTGGTTCTGGGCACCACCACCATTATCATGGAGGAGCAATGTGGCCCAGTGGTGGAAACGTAATGGGAAATTGGAATGGCTGA